One region of Variovorax sp. J2L1-78 genomic DNA includes:
- a CDS encoding tannase/feruloyl esterase family alpha/beta hydrolase, with protein MTAKSRCDAFLGRTYEGATVTRAQLVPATDAALEHCIVRGEMQKDLDFDVRMPTEWNHRTVFRGGGGFDGFLDLPQISDPAVSASGSPNLAKLGYATIATNHGHNSPGASFALDEDMLADYGNRGVPRVLAPAKAILRERYGTAFPSTKIVYEGCSGGGRQGLIEAQRYPDLFDGVISRAPANAYTPQFLHYQQLAKQLAEPDAALSPAKVQTISDAVLAKCDALDGLKDNIIGRPQACSFDPVELACTGAETDACLTPAQVRSAQAFYAPTSVANGRYTWPGFPPGGEAVGWGPANLPFLNSLGEGYIKYMVAQDPSVDWLRLDPAAYTSRLDQLVSIIDAVDPDLSRFKARGGKLILWTGLTDWLITANNATGYYTNVVQKNGGQAAADEFVEYYTSPGVQHCSGGAGADKLDLVGPMFEWLERGTKPSSNVITATQWTVPEGAKPVNRPVCRYPAFPRYVGGDPNAAASFVCAAS; from the coding sequence GTGACGGCCAAGAGCCGGTGCGACGCGTTTCTTGGCCGCACGTATGAAGGGGCAACTGTCACACGCGCGCAGCTCGTGCCGGCAACCGATGCCGCGCTGGAACATTGCATCGTGCGCGGCGAGATGCAGAAAGATCTGGACTTCGATGTTCGCATGCCGACGGAGTGGAACCATCGCACGGTCTTCAGAGGAGGTGGCGGCTTCGATGGCTTTCTCGACCTCCCGCAGATCAGCGATCCAGCTGTCAGCGCCTCTGGCAGCCCGAATCTTGCGAAGCTCGGTTACGCCACGATTGCAACCAACCATGGGCACAACAGCCCTGGTGCCTCGTTCGCTCTTGATGAGGACATGTTGGCCGACTATGGGAACCGAGGTGTGCCCAGGGTGCTGGCGCCTGCCAAGGCCATCCTGCGCGAGCGATACGGCACTGCGTTTCCGAGCACGAAGATCGTGTACGAGGGCTGTTCAGGGGGCGGCCGCCAAGGCTTGATTGAAGCGCAGCGCTATCCAGACCTTTTCGACGGCGTGATCTCGCGCGCGCCGGCAAACGCCTACACGCCGCAGTTTCTCCACTACCAGCAACTTGCGAAGCAGCTTGCCGAGCCCGATGCAGCCCTGAGCCCCGCGAAGGTCCAGACGATCTCGGACGCAGTGCTCGCAAAGTGCGATGCTCTCGATGGCCTAAAAGACAACATTATCGGTCGGCCCCAGGCCTGTAGTTTCGACCCCGTCGAACTCGCGTGCACGGGCGCTGAAACCGATGCTTGCTTGACCCCTGCTCAAGTGAGGTCGGCGCAGGCGTTTTACGCGCCGACTTCGGTGGCGAACGGGCGGTACACATGGCCCGGCTTTCCGCCGGGTGGTGAGGCAGTAGGCTGGGGCCCAGCAAATCTACCTTTTCTGAACAGTTTGGGTGAGGGCTACATCAAGTACATGGTCGCCCAGGATCCATCGGTAGATTGGCTACGACTTGATCCAGCAGCCTACACCAGCCGACTCGACCAACTCGTCTCCATCATCGATGCGGTCGATCCGGACCTCAGCCGCTTCAAGGCCCGCGGTGGAAAGTTGATCCTGTGGACCGGCCTCACAGACTGGTTGATCACGGCCAACAACGCCACTGGCTACTATACGAACGTCGTTCAGAAGAACGGAGGCCAAGCAGCCGCCGATGAGTTCGTCGAGTACTACACCTCGCCCGGTGTGCAGCACTGTTCAGGTGGGGCAGGTGCGGACAAGCTCGACTTGGTCGGGCCGATGTTTGAATGGTTGGAGAGGGGCACGAAGCCTTCGAGCAACGTCATTACTGCGACGCAATGGACAGTCCCTGAAGGCGCCAAGCCGGTCAACCGACCGGTGTGCCGATATCCAGCCTTCCCTCGCTATGTGGGAGGAGACCCGAACGCCGCAGCCAGTTTCGTCTGCGCGGCCTCGTAG